From Epinephelus lanceolatus isolate andai-2023 chromosome 23, ASM4190304v1, whole genome shotgun sequence:
AATTATCTTTTTACCTCACCTGCCATTGACTAGTGACCTCCAAAAATTTACCagccaaaaatatttttcaccggccaaataaaaaaatcatgccttatttgatttaaaataattacTATAAGTTTTTATTATGAAAATCCAACTTAAGCATCACTTAAAAAATACAGTTATGTACAGATACAATTAGATTATTGCtattttattatgttatatttaaTTTCAAGGTGACTGCTGCATCATCATGTATTAAAAATATTCAAAAGTGCAAGCTTTTACATTGACTGAGTAAGCCAAATGTCTGTCCCACAGCTTTAACAGGAACGTTCCGTTTAACCCGCAGGAAAAgggaaaagaatgaaaaaaacaaacaactgggATTGAATCTAAATGAAATGAACTCCACAGACCATAGATATTTTTCTAGAATGCTATATGAATACAAGTGCATTTgcatctgccttttttttttaaggtaggCCTCCTCAACTCTACTGTCCTTGTGGCTCAGGTAATCACCACATCATCAGTCTCAGAGTCAGACATGTCTGAGTCTGTGTCAGCACCCTGCTTAGAACAATCCTTAAAATTAGGCCTCCGACCTCTTATGCAGTCAGTGTGCCACAACTCGAGAGCAGCACTGGGATCAAACTCAGAAATGGATGGAGATGAGAGCTGCATAAGCAGAAGGTCAGACAGTGTGTCTGCCTTTAAGCTTGACCGCCAGTCTGATTTCACCATTTTCATGATGTTAAAGCCCCTCTCGCAGTCGGTGGTTGATGCAGGGATGGTGAGGATGAGGTCTGTCGGTTCCAGGACGTTAGGACAGGTGTCCCTATGAAGCTGGTTGACATCCTCCCAGGTCAGGGTTGTCAGCAGCTGTGGCTCAAGGTAAAGTCTGGCTTTGAGCAGGGTCCACTCATCGGGGATGTGTTCAGGAGACGATAGAACAGGGGAGAAGGGGTCAGCGAGCACATCAATTTGTGCATCACCAAAATCTGAAAGATATGAAAAGGTAATGTTTTAGAACTTTGTTACATACTGGCAGTGATGTCTTAATAGACTTAGTTGTTCTGTCCACTGAGCTTGATCTGATGAACCCACCTGCTTCACCCTCTCTTGACTGTGGCCAGTTCCTGAAATTGACCAGCTTTGTTGCCATCAAAACATCTGAGCTGCCATCCTTGAACCTGTCCCTGATGCTCTCAATAAGCCTGTCCAGCAGCTGCTCCTGACATGAGATGAGGAACCTATCTTCACCTTCCTGACCCCTGGACCTGGCCCTTCCACTTCTCAGGGAAACTCCCTTGAACACTCCGTCCTGGGTGGCTTTCATCATTGGTCCTGCTCTGATGATTCAAAATCCCACTTCACTATACTACACTTTTTCCTTACTACACTACACAAATGTATCTAGTATTTATTTGCACACTGAGCAAAACATTATCATAAAAAAAGCCATACCTGGTCTTGTAATTCTCCAATACAGCATGTGTGGAGCTCAGACAACTGTGGGCGTCAGCGATGGAGATGTCCGACTTCTGCAGAGTCTCTGATACTCTGCTGAGATGGCTCAGTGTGTCATGTAGGAACCCACTGAATCTAAGCACAACAGCTTCCTTGGCAGTTGCACTGAAGCTCTTCGCTTTGCACTGCTGCACAGCACTTAACACCTTGAACATCTGGGGATGTGATCTGAAATTGCAGATGTGCAGGCACACACAAATGGTCAGTCTAATGAGTTCAAATCCCATGGCAAaatgtgattttgtttgtttatctttgtTATTTTGTTGCTAATGAAAATATCACACAACTACAGAGTAACTAGTTATTCAATACTTTGTGTAAATGTTAATATGccagtgtgagtgagtgagtgtgtttgtgtgtgagagagagagagagagagagtgtgacagagagaggttTTCATCAACATTTTGAAATATGAGCCTTACCTGGTTTAAGTGATGCATTATGGCAGGGTAGCCTCTCAGGAAGTGGTCAATGGCACGTAGGAGGTGGGCCACCCACCTTGTGCCACCGACTCTTGTGGGCATGATAGGTGCCAATTCCAGTGCTGCAAAGCTGTTCTTGAGGTGAGAGCGATTTAAGGGACTAACATGGTAGAAAGTGTACAGGCCTGTGAGGAGCTCTTCTACTTTTTTGAAAAGGACTATGTTTTTTACCGAATCTTTAAAGCTTAGCTCCAACCTGTGCGCCATACAGTGTACTCCAACTAGATATGGTCTGTCTCTCCTCAGATGCTGGACCACCCCTGTCCTCGCTCcaaccatcactgcagctccaTCAGTGGCTACTGCCACAAGCTTAACTTCCCACTGTTGACTGACTTTATCCATGACATCTTTGATGGCCTTTGTTATGTTTTCTGCATCTGCCTTGTCAACTGCATCAATCCCAACAAATTTGGACTCAATTTTTCCCCCCACACTGCTTCTAACATAGACCATCTCCTGCTCCTTCACAGCACTATCTGTTGAGTCATCACTCATTATACTAATAAATTTCACCCTCCCCAATCTgtcttcaattttttttctttccatgtCTGCTATATAATGGAGGAACACTCTTGCCTCTACTTTATTCCTATAGGTTTTCCCTACTGGCAGCTCTTTCATCTCATCCAGCCTAAAAAGATAAGAAGAGAAAAATATTATAATTAGAGTGGACAAAGTGAATGTCACCTGAATATCTAATGCAAATGATGCGGTCTAAAATCACATGTATCACATGGACCGGTCCAGATACCCCAGATCTGGTGCCGGTTACACAAACATTGCTCAAACTGTAGCTCAGGACTGCTACTGTGTGCGACTGAGTGTAACGTTGCATATTACTGAACGTTAGCGTTCATAAGGTAACGTAAACAGGAGACAGTAGCCGACGAAAAGCGTCATTGACGTTTACGTTACGTTAACTAATATACAACAGTTCCCACAAATTTTACAGTGACTTAAGAGTTAAAACACTTACTCGCAGATCCACTTGAAGTCGGCCATCGGCCTTCCCTTCTTTGCCAATGCGTGTATGGTCCTGAACATGGTGAAAAGTTTTCGTTTTGTTGGGTCTGGTATAGCTGTCACTGACTTGATGACACGGGTTGTGCTCACAGGCTGCGAGGTTTTTAAGCTGTCACTGTGGCATTTTGACTTTTCATGGTCCTTAATACTTTCCaatttcatgtttgttgtgCCAAGAACGAATGGGTTTTGCTTCTGTTTATCCTTCATGTATTTGTAGCAAAGCCTGCAGCTCATGTTGTGGTTTTTCGGGTCGTAAGTCAGCCAGGACCGAGGTTGGCCAGCCTCATCAACTTTCCAGTTTTCTTTGAAATGTCGTGTAGTGACATTACTCCGTTTTGCTGTCTGTTCCTCTTCTTGATCGTCTCCTACCTCTTTGTTTATCCTTTTTGTTTGTGGTGGCTTCACGCCGGGAATGTGTCGCCACATCTTCCTCAATACGCTTTTCCCGCTGTGCTTCTTCAAACAAAGGGAATGAATGGAACTCCAGCTGACGTCACGCCGTTCCCGGCGTACCAAATCACAACACAAGTACAGCGTGCCGCGAGGGTCAAAATAGCCTGACAGTCAGCAGAAATGGTCGAaagtatgaaaacaaaaactcacatgcaattcaaaattttccatcGGCCACTGGCGggcgtgtgtttttgttttacacgcCAAACTAATTTTTTACCCGCCATTGGCGCTTGGCGGGTGTTAATTTTACGCTCTGCCTAGAACCCATTGTGGCTGAAGGATCTAAAACCCATGGTAGTCTGTAAGTTCCAGAAACCCATTGTAGTCTGAAGGATGTAGAACTCATGGTAGTCTGAAGGATCTAGAGCCTGTACTAGTCTGAAGGCTATAGAACCCATGGTAGTCTGAAGGACCTAGAGGCCACTGTAGTCTGAAGGATCTAGAACTCATTGTAGTGAGAAGGCTCCAGAACTCATTGTACTCTGAAGGATGTAGACGCCATGGTAGTCTGAAGGATCGAGAACCCTTTGTTGTCTGAAGACTCTAGTAGTCTGACAGATCTAGAACCCATGACAGTCTGAAGGCTCTAGAATCCATTGTAGTCTGATGGCCTTAGAACCCATAGTGGTCTGAAGTATCTAGAACCCATGGTAGTCTGAAGGCTCTAGAACCCATTGTAGTCTGAAGGATCTAGAACCCATGGTACTCTGAATGACTTAGAGCCAATGGTAGTtcagcaggcagatggcaatGTGAGTTGTATTGCAGAAATGGGAGTGTGTGTCGATGTGAAGGAGTAGACAAGGCTGATGGAGATGATGTCATGTGATGATGTaatatgatgatgtcatctctCTTCAGACCCCAGGACCAGTGACTCCGCCTCCTTCAACTCCTTTCCACCTCATTCAGATGTGGACCACTTCAGTATGTCCTCCAACGGGTCATTTGGACTTCCACATGTGATCCCAGTACCTCTCCTCCCCGACAGAGGCCTCCCCATGAACTCTGACCTCCAGGCTCAGAGTGGGATGGTGGATCAGGGGAGCTTCGTCCATCCTGTAGGACACCCTAATGGACTCCAGGACCTGAGTTCTCTCCCCCCTTCAGCTGCCTCTGGTCCCCCCCAGCCGGCTTCAATGGAGGCCAGCAGCATGGGGGACGTCCAGAACCAGGGGGACCCTCAGAACCACCAACCCTGCAAGTACGACCTGCTGAGCAGCGTCCCACGTGAGTATGACCTCCGACCTCTGAGGTTCTGGTTTTACCAGCAAGAAAACAGGAAGTCAATCAGAGCCAGCGGTCCAGTAGACCAAGAGACCAGTAGACCAGGAGTGCAGTTTGTGCTCTGTGGTCTTTCACCGTGTTCTGTCGCTGAGCTGCAGTGGAGCGGAAGAACCAATCTGAACTGAACTTTAGACCAACAGTATGAACTTTGTATCACCATAGTAACACATAGAATaactttgtgtcactgtggtaACTCATGTAATAATTGTGTGTTGCCATAGTAACAGATCTGGACCTGAAGTTCCAGTACCGGGGCCGGACGATGGGCTCCCTCACCGTCAGTAACCCTCAGGGCTGCCGGTTGTACTACGGACACCTGGAGCCAACCCCGGAGCAGGTGGACCTGTTCGGACCCGTCACCCTGCAGCAGGTCCGGTTCCCGGGGACATCTGAGATCCAGAACCAGAAGCAAAGGTTCTACACTGAGGCCCTGCTGGATGTGATGGACCGCGGCCTGATCCTAGAGATCTGGGAGCAGGACATCTACGCCGTCCGCCTCTGTCAGTGCAAGGTTTTCTGGTCTGGACTGGGCATGCCCGAACAAGGTCCGCCTAACCCCatggagagggagaagaagatCAAAGTGTTCAGCCTCAACAACTTCCTGCAAGGTGACCAATCCCGAGCAATACGAGAACTGTCTTGTTTCTGACAGGTGGAGTCAGGTGTTaaattctgtctctctgtccacaGGTCTGATTTCGTTCCAGAAAGGTGAAGCTCAAAACCCTCCACCCTTCGAGGTCTACTTCTGCTTCGGGGAGGACTGGCCCGACAAGAAACCCAAAGAGAAGAAGCTCATCATCGTCCAGgtcagtgtgatgtcatgtgaCAGTCGTCCACTAGAGGGCGCCCAAACTGATCCGCTGTCCAGATTCACTGTGATGTTTATTTTTACCTTCTACTACATTAGAGGTCTGAGATCTGAGGTCTGAGGACTGAGATGTGAGGTCTGAGATCTGGACTATGATCAGGATGTGGGGTTAGGAGGTAACTTAAAGGTGAACTCAGGGATAAATCACTGTGTTGACTGACGCTGACCTGCTGTAATCAGATTACAGATACTGTCATGTAAGCGGAGCATTAACAGAGGTGACTGAAGCTCTGTGACAGCGTTCAGACGGACGGTGTGACAGTCAGTCATCAGTGACACATCAGAACCATCAGATCCTTGATCAGTTCGTAGTTCAAGCCTTAGGACATACCTGCAGGATTTATGACATCACAGCTAGTCTGGAGCCAGTCAGGGTCCAGTATGAAGCTGGCACAGTGTGAGGTCATCAGTTAAACTTTTCACAGACCCTGGAATTTTAACTGAATCTGGATTCAGGTTACGTCCATGTTCTGAAGGTCCGGCAGGTTCCTGTCCTGGCTCTCATGACCTGGTTCTTGGGACCTGGTTCTCATCAGCTGTTTCAGTAACCGGCTCATGTTCTCAGAATCTTTTCTTTATTGTGTCCAACCTGCTGGAACCAGAAATGGAGGTCAGAGGATGGTTTCAACTCGTCTCTCAGAGCGGGTTCTCTCCCTGAGTGATGTAAGCGTGCAGTGATTGGTCCAACACGTGAACCAACGCAGCTCCACCAACcgtcatttttaaaaacttgtcaaccatgtaaacaacagacagacaactGGTAACGAAAAACAAAGTGGTGActttaagtgtttgtttgttctcaGGAGAACTGACAGAACCGTTCTGTCCCCAAACTCCTGCTGTCCAGTTCTGACCTGGTTCTCTTT
This genomic window contains:
- the irf5 gene encoding interferon regulatory factor 5, with amino-acid sequence MSVQPRRIRLKPWLLAQVNSGRYPGLQWLSPDHRLFQIPWKHATRHTPSSDEENTIFKAWALETGKYQEGVDEPDPAKWKANLRCALNKSREFQLKYDGTKETPVQPYKIYEVCEQSGNIDAGDDDDEEMPNLMDLSINPRTSDSASFNSFPPHSDVDHFSMSSNGSFGLPHVIPVPLLPDRGLPMNSDLQAQSGMVDQGSFVHPVGHPNGLQDLSSLPPSAASGPPQPASMEASSMGDVQNQGDPQNHQPCKYDLLSSVPLTDLDLKFQYRGRTMGSLTVSNPQGCRLYYGHLEPTPEQVDLFGPVTLQQVRFPGTSEIQNQKQRFYTEALLDVMDRGLILEIWEQDIYAVRLCQCKVFWSGLGMPEQGPPNPMEREKKIKVFSLNNFLQGLISFQKGEAQNPPPFEVYFCFGEDWPDKKPKEKKLIIVQVVPVVARILTEMFSGELSWSTDSIRLQISNPDVKDQTVEQFKELQRLLQSQHIQGPWTPNVP